Proteins from one Panicum virgatum strain AP13 chromosome 7K, P.virgatum_v5, whole genome shotgun sequence genomic window:
- the LOC120642567 gene encoding uncharacterized protein At4g13200, chloroplastic-like, whose translation MAPPAASLSPVCCVPFPASAPRRASPSSTRRLPRLAARSGGGGGGGGSRPEPKPGDNESKAVLDAFFLGKAFAEALTERVESVVGEVFSVVGQWQAEQQKQVQEFQEEVVQRAQKAKERAATEVPDDKGPKTLREPSATIETPAPTTPSPATPTQAE comes from the exons ATGGCGCCACCTGCCGCGTCCCTCTCCCCCGTCTGCTGCGTCCCCTTCCCGGCCTCGGccccccgccgcgcctccccctcctccaccagaAGGCTCCCCAGACTCGCggcccggagcggcggcggcggcggcggcggcggttcacGCCCCGAGCCCAAGCCAG GTGACAACGAGAGCAAGGCCGTCCTCGACGCCTTCTTCCTCGGGAAGGCCTTCGCGGAGGCGCTCACGGAGCGGGTCGAGTCGGTGGTGGGCGAGGTGTTCAGCGTCGTCGGGCAGTGGCAGGCCGAGCAGCAGAAGCAGGTGCAGGAGTTCCAG GAGGAGGTAGTTCAAAGAGCCCAAAAAGCTAAGGAGAGAGCTGCAACAGAAGTTCCTGATGATAAGGGGCCAAAGACTCTAAGGGAACCTTCAGCTACAATTGAGACGCCTGCACCTACGACGCCTTCCCCCGCTACTCCCACACAGGCAGAATAG